A DNA window from Tamandua tetradactyla isolate mTamTet1 chromosome 22, mTamTet1.pri, whole genome shotgun sequence contains the following coding sequences:
- the LOC143666317 gene encoding uncharacterized protein LOC143666317, whose protein sequence is MSRSSWFVGPSCRDVAMFIPGLELLLHIDLHREQRRLGRRRNPRPETHAVLPTHSRTRTHSHARILARPPTGSRVRPASRRRAEKPHHLTAGAAAAATACLRLATRSFRPAPRQEVPDARAGERSPLPARRDT, encoded by the coding sequence ATGAGCAGATCCAGCTGGTTCGTGGGTCCCTCATGCAGAGACGTCGCCATGTTTATCCCGGGGCTGGAGCTGCTGCTTCACATTGACTTACACCGTGAGCAGCGGCGGCTGGGGAGGAGGCGGAACCCGCGGCCGGAGACACACGCCGTGCTTCCGACACACTCACGCACTCGCACACACTCACACGCCCGGATCCTTGCGCGTCCTCCGACAGGAAGCCGAGTCCGGCCCGCCTCCCGCCGCCGGGCTGAGAAACCCCACCACCTAACGGCAGGGGCGGCGGCGGCAGCGACGGCCTGTCTCCGACTGGCAACGCGATCCTTCCGCCCCGCGCCCAGACAGGAAGTCCCGGACGCCCGTGCCGGAGAGCGCTCGCCGCTCCCGGCGAGAAG